The DNA region GATCTCGCTCTCCGCGATCGCGCGCACGTCGTCGGGTTCGATATAATTGCAATGATCGACCGCGTCGACGCCAAGCTCGATCGCCATCCGTGCCGCGTGGCCGTACTCCATTTCGTCGCAGTGTACGCGGAGCCGCATACCCGCGGCGCGCGCCGCTTCGAGATAGCGACGCGTCTGCGCCGGCGAGAAAAATCCGGGTTCGCAGAACGCATCGGCGTATGCGGCGCCATGGGCCGCGGCCGTCGGAATCACCTGATCGATCAAATAATCGATGAAGGCCTCCTCGCGCGTAAACTCGGGCGGCAACGCATGCGCGCCCAAAAAGGTGGCAACGAGTCGCGGCACGTCGGCGTCGGCGCGATGGGCCGCGATCAGGTCCAAGAGCGCCGCTTCGCCGGGCTTGTGCAGCGCGTAACCCGTCTTGGTTTCGAGCGTCGTGGTCCCGTGCGCCAGGATCGTTCGCAACCGCGGCGCGACCGTCTCGGCGTAGAACCGCTGCGGCTCGAGCAACGCATCGCGCGTCTGCTCGACGGTGTAGAGCATGCCGAGCGGAGCGCGCTCCCCGTGCTGTCGCGCGACAAAATCCGGCTCGCGATTGCCGGCAAAAAGCGGGTGCGCATGCGCGTCGACAAACCCCGGAACGATCGTATGCGCGCGCAGATCCAATTCGCGCACGTCGCGCCGTCGCACCAAGCGTTCGATGTCGGCCCGCGCGCCGACGGCGACGACTCGTTCGCCCTCGATCAGCATGGCCGCGTCGTCGATGCGACCGAGGCCTTCGAACGTGACGCCGCCCTGCCGGGCGGCGTCATCGCACGTAATGATCGTTTTTGCTCGAACGAGCAGCGGGGTTACAGCCGCCAATCGATGCCCGCCTCGTCGGCAGTCTCGATCGCGATTTCGTATCCCGCGTCGGCGTGACGCACGACGCCCATCCCGCAATCCGTCGTCAGCACCGCTTCCAATCGTTCGCGGGCGTCCTGCGTGCCGTCCGCCACCACCACCATACCCGCGTGTTGCGAATACCCGATGCCCACCCCGCCGCCGTGGTGCAGGCTCACCCAGTGAGCGCCCGCCGCGGTGTTGAGCAGCGCGTTGAGCAGCGGCCAATCCGAAATCGCATCGGAGCCGTCCTTCATCGCTTCGGTCTCGCGATAGGGTGAAGCGACGCTACCCGTATCCAGATGGTCGCGCCCGATGACGATCGGCGCCTTCACCTCGCCCGTGCGCACCAATTCGTTAAACGCGAGGCCGGCTTTCGCGCGGTCTCCGTATCCAAGCCAGCAAATGCGCGCCGGCAGGCCCTGATATGCGATCCGTTCGCGCGCGAGCCGCAACCAGCGCGCAAGCGAGGCATCCTCCGGAAAGAGCCGCAGCAATTCGCGATCCAAGCGATCGATGTCCGCCGGATCGCCCGAGAGCGCCGCAAAGCGGAACGGCCCCGACCCCCTGCAGAACAGCGGCCGGATGAAGGCCGGGACGAATCCGGGAAACGCAAATGCTCGCGCGAAACCGCCGCGCTCCGCGGCGGCGCGAATGTTATTGCCGTAATCGAACACGATCGCACCGGCATCCTGAAACCGAACCATCGCTTCGACGTGCTTGGCCGCGCTCAGGTATCCGCGGCGCTCGTACTCATCGGGATCGCTCGCGCGCAACGTGGCAGCCTCGTCGAGCGAGAGACCGGCCGGAACGTACCCGTTCACCATATCGTGCGCGGAGGTTTGATCGGTGACCGCATCGGGGCGAAAACCCATCTCGAACAATGTCGCAAATTCGTCGGCCGCGTTCCCTTCGTAGCCGATCGAAATGGCTTCGCCGGCCGCTTTCGCACGCGCGACCTCTCGCAGCGCGGCATCGCGTGAGTCCACCACGCAGTCGAGGTAACGCAATTCGCGGCGCCGTTCCAATCGCGCGCGGTCGACGTCGATAACGAGCGCTACGCCTTCGTTCATCGTGATCGCGAGCGGCTGCGCGCCGCCCATGCCGCCGACGCCGGCCGTCAGGCAGACGCGGCCCTTGAGGCTCCCGCCGTAGTGCTGGCGCGCCAACTCGGCAAACGTCTCGTAGGTGCCTTGCACGATCCCTTGCGTGCCGATGTAAATCCACGAACCGGCCGTCATTTGCCCGTACATCGTGAGCCCTTGCGCTTCCAACTCGCGGAAGACTTTCCAATCGGCCCACTTCGGAACGAGATTGGAATTGGCGATCAGCACGCGCGGCGCGCGCGCGTGCGTCTTCCACACCGCCACCGGCTTGCCGCTCTGCACGACCATCGTTTCGTCATTTTTTAGGCGGCGCAGCGTCCGTACGATCGCGTCGAACGCCGCCCACGAGCGGGCCGCCCGTCCGTTGCCGCCGTACACGACCAAGTCGTCGGGGCGCTCGGCCACTTCCGGATCG from Candidatus Dormiibacterota bacterium includes:
- a CDS encoding amidohydrolase family protein, coding for MAAVTPLLVRAKTIITCDDAARQGGVTFEGLGRIDDAAMLIEGERVVAVGARADIERLVRRRDVRELDLRAHTIVPGFVDAHAHPLFAGNREPDFVARQHGERAPLGMLYTVEQTRDALLEPQRFYAETVAPRLRTILAHGTTTLETKTGYALHKPGEAALLDLIAAHRADADVPRLVATFLGAHALPPEFTREEAFIDYLIDQVIPTAAAHGAAYADAFCEPGFFSPAQTRRYLEAARAAGMRLRVHCDEMEYGHAARMAIELGVDAVDHCNYIEPDDVRAIAESEI
- the hutU gene encoding urocanate hydratase; translated protein: MTTTASGPRIVRAARGTELTCLGWPQEAALRMLMNNLDPEVAERPDDLVVYGGNGRAARSWAAFDAIVRTLRRLKNDETMVVQSGKPVAVWKTHARAPRVLIANSNLVPKWADWKVFRELEAQGLTMYGQMTAGSWIYIGTQGIVQGTYETFAELARQHYGGSLKGRVCLTAGVGGMGGAQPLAITMNEGVALVIDVDRARLERRRELRYLDCVVDSRDAALREVARAKAAGEAISIGYEGNAADEFATLFEMGFRPDAVTDQTSAHDMVNGYVPAGLSLDEAATLRASDPDEYERRGYLSAAKHVEAMVRFQDAGAIVFDYGNNIRAAAERGGFARAFAFPGFVPAFIRPLFCRGSGPFRFAALSGDPADIDRLDRELLRLFPEDASLARWLRLARERIAYQGLPARICWLGYGDRAKAGLAFNELVRTGEVKAPIVIGRDHLDTGSVASPYRETEAMKDGSDAISDWPLLNALLNTAAGAHWVSLHHGGGVGIGYSQHAGMVVVADGTQDARERLEAVLTTDCGMGVVRHADAGYEIAIETADEAGIDWRL